TTCTCAAACACATCCAGCGCGGCTCCTTTGATCCAGCCTTCTTTCAGAGCCTTCACGAGCGCCTTTTCGTCCACGACGGGTCCTCTTGCGGTGTTGATGAGATAGGCTTCTTTTTTCATCATCTTGAGCTCTTTTTCGCCTATCAGATAGCGTGTCTCCTTGGTAAGCGGAACGTGGAGTGTGACGAAATCCGATTCTCTCAGTAGCGTTGGAAGATCGACGAAAGTTGCCTTCAATTCTTTTTCAACCTCTTCTGGTGCCCTCTTGCTGTCGTAGTAGAGAACTTTCATGTTGAAGCCGAGTGCCCTGCGCGCCACTGCCTGACCTATGCGTCCGAAACCAACGACACCGAGCGTTGCACCATAGACATCGTTACCGAGAAGGAGCATGGGTTCCCAGCCGCGGAATTTTCCAGCCCTCACGAACCTGTCCGCTTCGACAATCCTGCGCGCTATGGCCATCAAAAGTGCCCAGGCGAAGTCCGCCGTTGTTTCGGTCAACACTCCAGGTGTGTTCGTCACCATGATGCCTCTCCTGGTAGCCTCTTCGACGTCGATGTTGTTGTAACCGACGGCGTAATTCGCTATGATCTTCAGATTCGGCCCGGCTGCATCCATAACTTCCGCGTCTATGTTGTCGGTGAGGAGGCAGAGCAACGCATCGACGTCTTTAACCTTCTTCAAGAGCACGTCCCTGGGAATGACCCCGTCGTAGTCACTGACTTCGACATCGAACCTTTCTTTGAGCATGTTCAGACCTTCTGGAAGAATCTGGCGGGTTACAAAGACCTTGAACCTCTTCATTCCTCAAACCTCCTTCAGAAATTTCGCATAGGCTGTCAAGAAAGTCCTCTTCGCGTTCGCAACCACAAGATCGGAATCTTCATCTGCCAGAGGTTTAACCTCGAAGGATATCACCGGCTTCTCTGTGGCAACCTTTTTATCGAAGTAACCGATTTTGTGCAGTGCTTTCAAGAAATAGGTAAGTTCATCCACATCGTTCTTTCCACCTTTTATTCCGAATCTTGGATGCTGGTCTCCGTAAGCTGGATGGCCCGGTTCGAGTACGGCGTTGCCCACGTGGATGTGCGTCACGAAAGGTGAAAGCAATCCGAGCGTGTAGAACGAATCTTCGAACACGAGTGGCTGGTGCGAAAGATCGATCGTTAAACCGAAGTTGTCATGGAAAGCTCTGACCTTCGATGCTATCTCGAAGGCGATCGGTGCGGGACCTACGAGTGCGTTCTTCTCGATCGAGTAATCGAACACTTCGAGGTTCACAGCCAGCGTGTAGCCGTACTGCGCCGATCTTTCTTTCGCGTAGGTGCATATTTCACACAGAGAATCGATCAACCTTTCTTTGGCCATCTCGAGCCTGTCTCTTTCAGGCATCCTGCCACTCAGAAAAGCTATCGCTTTAGCGTTCGCCGTGTAGGCTTTGTCGATCGCCTTTTTGATTTCCTGTACGGCGACTTTTCTTTCTTCCTCGTCGAGAGAATTCAAATTCAATTTCTTAGAGAGAACGAGGGGCTGTGCCGCGATGAGCAGTTCTACTCTGGCAACCTCACACATCTTTCCGATCTTTTTCAAAGTATCTTCCTCAACGAGAGCACTCACCTCTATAGCCTGGAAAAACTCATCGACGAGCACCATGTTCACCGTTGAAAGTATCTCTTCCTCGTTCTTCGCGTTAGGATAGGCCATGAAATGTATCAGCCCCATGTGGAACGTGTCGTGCCAGGGATACATTCGTTCACCTCCTTTGAATCATCTGTTTCAGCGCGTCGACGATCCTTTTGCCATTATCGACGATCAGGTTGATATCGCTCGAACACATCAGAAGCTTCATGCCCTTTTCGATCCAGGGCTGCAGAGCTTCCGGACTAGGAAGATGTATACCACACGGAACGTCCAGTTTCAAGCACTTTTCAACGAACTTTTCTATGTACTCCTGTACGAGTGGATGTTTCGTATCGCCAGGCACACCAAGACTCTGAGAAAGATCGTTTGGCCCTATGAGGCACGCGTCGACCCCAGGAATGATGAGTTCCTCAAGATGATCTATGGCTTCCTTGCTTTCTATCTGCAGTATGATCAGCGTGTTCTCGTTCGCCCACCGAGTCACTTCCTCACCCTTGTGGGAAGCGAATCCTGTGGGGGTCCTCCTGAGCGCCATACCCCTTTCACCAAGAGGATAATACTTGGTCGCCCTGATTATCTGTTCGACTTCTTCGCGCGTTTGAACCTGTGGTATGAGCAAACCCTCCGCGCCACTGTCAAGAGGCCTTGAGAGGTTGTGATGGCCGTACCTGGTGGGCACCCTCACGATGGGAGTTATGCCCCCGGCCCTCGCGGCCCACACCATGTCCTGAACGGTTTCGAGACTGAATGGGGAATGTTCCGTGTCGATCACGAAGAAATCGAACCCCGCCGTCGCCAGCATCTGAGCTATTCCGGGAGTCCTTATCTCGCTCACCATGATGCCTATCGCGTGTTTTCCTTCTTTCAATAGCTTTTTCGTTCTGTTCTCCCGAAGCATCCTTTTCACCTCACAGGAGTTTCATGTTCTGAAGAACTTTCCTCAGCTCCGCTTTTTTCTCCTCGCTCAATGCCTTTATCGGTCCACGCGCTGGACCCGCCTCGATACCGATCATGTTCAACGCCTCCTTGATGACCACGGGGAACGTTCCAAGTTCGAAGGCGAGCCTCAGCGGTGTGAGTTCTTCCTGGGCACGCTTTGCATTCTCGAGATCTCCCTTCACAAAATAATCGTATATGCTCGCAACCAGTCTCGGTGCGACGTTCGCTGTGGCCGCGATCGAACCGGTTCCGCCGTACAAAAGGGTTGCAAGTATGAGCGTGTCTCTGCCTGCGAGCACGTGGAAGTTCTTGCCTCTGGTCCTTCTTATGTAATCGCTGGTGTTGGTCAAATCGCCGCTGCTGTCCTTTATACCGACGATGTTGTCTATCTCCGCGAGCCTTTCCACCGTCCTTGGTTCAAGCTTCACACCGCCCGTTCTTCCAGGATTGTTGTACAGCAACACAGGAAGCTTCGTGGCCCTGGCGATCTTCACATAGTGTTCGTACAGTTCTTCCTGAGATGGGCTGATGTAGTATGGCGTGATGATCGAAACCGCATCGACTCCGATCTTTTCTGCGGCATTGTTGAGTTCGATGACCTCACGCGTGGTTATGCCACCTGTACCCGCATAGACGGGGACTCGACCGTTCACTTCTTCCACAGCTATTTCCATGAGCCTGATCTTTTCTTCTTTCGTCAGTGCATAGAATTCTCCTTGGCTTCCTATGATGAAAACCCCGTGGACGCCGTTGTCAACAAGGTAGTTCAAAAGCCTTCTGAACGCCGATTCGTTGATGCTCTCGTCTTTGTTCATCGGTGTAACGACTGCCGGAATGACTCCTTTCGGAACGAACGACATCTTTATATCCCTCCTTCATATCTTTCCGTACTTCTTTAACAGGTCCAGATTCACCGGAAAGCTCGGCCTTTTACCCGTCAGAACCTCTATCACACCCTGGGCGGCACCTTCGGCCATACGAATGACACATTCTTTCGTCAGCGCGGCGTTGTGTGAAGTGAGCAGGATCTTTTCGCATTTGAAGAAAGGATGATCGGGCTTTGGAGGCTCTTCAACGAACACGTCCGTGGCTGCCCCAGCGATCCATCCTTCCTCAATGGCCTTCAACACAGCGAGCTCGTCCCATATCGGGCCCCTCGCCATGTTGATGATGTAGGCTGTCGGTTTCATCAAACGCAGCTGTGCCTCACCTATCATGGCTTTCGTTTCTGGAGTCAGAGGAACATGAATCGTGACGAAATCAGATTCCTTCAGCAATCGCTCGAGTGAAACAAGCTCGACGCCGAGCTCGGACGCCCTGGCTGGGTCGATGTAAGGATCGAAAGCGAGAACCTTCATGGAGAAAGCCGCCTGGCATTTCTTCGCGACGAGCGAACCTATCCTGCCGAGCCCGATTATTCCAAGAATCTTGCCATCAACGTCCATAGTCGAGAACAGGTCCCTTATTTTGAATTCTCCTTTTCGCGTGGCTGCATCCATCTCCTTGAGCTTCTTCGCCAGAGCGAGTATGAAAGCGACCGTTGCCTCGGCCACGGAGAGTGCGTTCGCGTTCGGCGTGTTGACGACGTAAATTCCGTGTCTGGAAGCTTCCTCAACATCGATGTTGTCCACTCCCACGCCGTGTCTCGCGATGACTTTGAGTTTCGGGGCGCTTCTTATGATCTCGGCCGTGAAAGGGGCTGTTCTAACGATGACCCCGTCGCAATCGGCGATCTCCCTCGCCACGACGGACGGTTCGGGACTCGACGCGTGAATCACCTCAAAACCTGCGTTCAGGAGCATTTTCACACCGTTCTCGTGGATTGGCTGAACGATCATCAC
Above is a window of Thermotoga sp. Ku-13t DNA encoding:
- the gyaR gene encoding glyoxylate reductase, with protein sequence MKRFKVFVTRQILPEGLNMLKERFDVEVSDYDGVIPRDVLLKKVKDVDALLCLLTDNIDAEVMDAAGPNLKIIANYAVGYNNIDVEEATRRGIMVTNTPGVLTETTADFAWALLMAIARRIVEADRFVRAGKFRGWEPMLLLGNDVYGATLGVVGFGRIGQAVARRALGFNMKVLYYDSKRAPEEVEKELKATFVDLPTLLRESDFVTLHVPLTKETRYLIGEKELKMMKKEAYLINTARGPVVDEKALVKALKEGWIKGAALDVFENEPEIEPELLTLNNVVLAPHIASGSYATRSKMSIMVAENIIKALSGEVPPNLVNPEVLQKRK
- a CDS encoding TIM barrel protein, whose product is MYPWHDTFHMGLIHFMAYPNAKNEEEILSTVNMVLVDEFFQAIEVSALVEEDTLKKIGKMCEVARVELLIAAQPLVLSKKLNLNSLDEEERKVAVQEIKKAIDKAYTANAKAIAFLSGRMPERDRLEMAKERLIDSLCEICTYAKERSAQYGYTLAVNLEVFDYSIEKNALVGPAPIAFEIASKVRAFHDNFGLTIDLSHQPLVFEDSFYTLGLLSPFVTHIHVGNAVLEPGHPAYGDQHPRFGIKGGKNDVDELTYFLKALHKIGYFDKKVATEKPVISFEVKPLADEDSDLVVANAKRTFLTAYAKFLKEV
- a CDS encoding aldolase/citrate lyase family protein: MLRENRTKKLLKEGKHAIGIMVSEIRTPGIAQMLATAGFDFFVIDTEHSPFSLETVQDMVWAARAGGITPIVRVPTRYGHHNLSRPLDSGAEGLLIPQVQTREEVEQIIRATKYYPLGERGMALRRTPTGFASHKGEEVTRWANENTLIILQIESKEAIDHLEELIIPGVDACLIGPNDLSQSLGVPGDTKHPLVQEYIEKFVEKCLKLDVPCGIHLPSPEALQPWIEKGMKLLMCSSDINLIVDNGKRIVDALKQMIQRR
- the dapA gene encoding 4-hydroxy-tetrahydrodipicolinate synthase, whose product is MSFVPKGVIPAVVTPMNKDESINESAFRRLLNYLVDNGVHGVFIIGSQGEFYALTKEEKIRLMEIAVEEVNGRVPVYAGTGGITTREVIELNNAAEKIGVDAVSIITPYYISPSQEELYEHYVKIARATKLPVLLYNNPGRTGGVKLEPRTVERLAEIDNIVGIKDSSGDLTNTSDYIRRTRGKNFHVLAGRDTLILATLLYGGTGSIAATANVAPRLVASIYDYFVKGDLENAKRAQEELTPLRLAFELGTFPVVIKEALNMIGIEAGPARGPIKALSEEKKAELRKVLQNMKLL
- a CDS encoding hydroxyacid dehydrogenase produces the protein MKVMIVQPIHENGVKMLLNAGFEVIHASSPEPSVVAREIADCDGVIVRTAPFTAEIIRSAPKLKVIARHGVGVDNIDVEEASRHGIYVVNTPNANALSVAEATVAFILALAKKLKEMDAATRKGEFKIRDLFSTMDVDGKILGIIGLGRIGSLVAKKCQAAFSMKVLAFDPYIDPARASELGVELVSLERLLKESDFVTIHVPLTPETKAMIGEAQLRLMKPTAYIINMARGPIWDELAVLKAIEEGWIAGAATDVFVEEPPKPDHPFFKCEKILLTSHNAALTKECVIRMAEGAAQGVIEVLTGKRPSFPVNLDLLKKYGKI